The Candidatus Poribacteria bacterium genome window below encodes:
- a CDS encoding alpha/beta fold hydrolase, with the protein MTERPIVFYNKEQQLNGILHTPTGFDAPCPAIAFFHGFTGTKVEPHRIFVKTARELAAIGFYVLRFDFRGSGDSAGDFSEMTIGGEISDAIKSIDVLTAMQGVDPERIGILGLSMGGCVAACVSGQDVRVKSTVMWAPLSDDPPDRKQEILERSKSTPTPEEIAQLNPNIVGKAFYEELPHISPSVTIQQFTGALLVIHGSGDEVVPTSHGRRYYELMHERDALTELEIVDKADHTFNTVAWEQAVISRSVAWFQRTLA; encoded by the coding sequence ATGACAGAAAGACCGATAGTATTTTACAACAAAGAGCAACAGTTGAATGGGATACTGCATACACCAACAGGTTTCGATGCGCCGTGTCCGGCAATTGCCTTCTTTCACGGGTTTACGGGGACGAAGGTTGAGCCGCACAGGATATTCGTCAAAACTGCACGGGAACTCGCCGCTATTGGGTTCTATGTGCTTCGCTTCGATTTTCGGGGTTCCGGGGACAGTGCGGGCGATTTCTCGGAGATGACGATCGGTGGCGAGATTTCCGATGCCATCAAGTCAATTGACGTTCTCACGGCTATGCAAGGCGTAGACCCTGAACGCATCGGTATTTTGGGATTGAGCATGGGAGGCTGTGTCGCGGCGTGTGTCTCTGGACAGGATGTACGCGTGAAGTCAACCGTGATGTGGGCACCGCTCTCGGACGATCCACCAGACCGGAAACAGGAAATATTGGAAAGGTCCAAAAGCACACCGACCCCAGAGGAAATCGCGCAGCTAAACCCAAACATCGTCGGGAAAGCGTTCTATGAGGAGCTTCCCCATATATCCCCTTCCGTTACCATTCAGCAGTTTACGGGCGCGCTCCTCGTGATTCATGGGAGTGGTGATGAGGTCGTGCCGACCTCTCACGGCAGACGCTATTACGAATTGATGCACGAGCGCGACGCTTTGACGGAACTTGAAATCGTTGATAAGGCGGATCATACCTTCAATACGGTTGCATGGGAGCAAGCGGTGATTTCCAGATCGGTTGCGTGGTTTCAGCGAACATTGGCATAA
- a CDS encoding Gfo/Idh/MocA family oxidoreductase: MAERKDGPQSSILSVKPPPSRKQTKRSCVRPITNMNKIKIGIIGSGGMARNHLTRFASIPDAEIVAIASRNEQTGTQLAKEHETVFMPEWERLVEREDIEGVVICTHNDSHGEMTLAVLRSDKHVFVEYPLASDVGEGEAALKLAEKQGRVLRVSHPEAVSNTHKALKQKISELGDLLLTSFVRFTPGRGARPEILFNLSVSGTPAHFFIYHIYPIVDFFGGAGSVKRNAVYEGLRENGQYDRFVNTLIVEFKRGGIGQWTWAGGIAINAAEEHERYVLTEGTISDAGGEWHCTTPSGATPLSIPDSPQQTLQELWFSEIRDAADQPPCLDDAAVALEAVRISLASGE; encoded by the coding sequence ATGGCAGAAAGGAAGGATGGTCCCCAATCTTCCATCCTTTCCGTCAAACCCCCTCCATCCCGCAAGCAAACCAAGCGTTCTTGCGTTCGTCCTATAACAAATATGAACAAAATTAAAATCGGAATTATCGGTTCGGGTGGGATGGCACGGAATCACCTCACACGATTTGCATCAATTCCAGATGCCGAAATCGTGGCGATCGCCTCCAGAAACGAACAGACAGGCACCCAACTCGCCAAAGAACACGAGACCGTCTTTATGCCTGAATGGGAGCGTCTGGTTGAACGTGAAGACATAGAGGGTGTTGTTATCTGCACCCACAACGACAGCCACGGTGAGATGACGCTTGCGGTGTTGCGATCAGATAAACACGTCTTCGTGGAATATCCACTCGCCAGTGATGTCGGAGAAGGAGAAGCGGCACTGAAACTTGCTGAAAAGCAGGGTCGTGTCCTTCGGGTGTCGCATCCAGAGGCGGTTTCTAACACCCACAAAGCACTCAAGCAAAAGATAAGTGAACTCGGTGATCTGCTGCTCACCTCTTTTGTGCGCTTCACACCCGGTCGCGGTGCGCGTCCCGAGATTCTTTTCAATCTGTCGGTATCCGGAACACCCGCCCACTTTTTCATCTACCACATCTATCCGATTGTGGATTTCTTCGGTGGTGCTGGGTCCGTTAAAAGAAACGCCGTCTACGAAGGATTAAGGGAAAACGGACAATACGACAGGTTTGTCAACACACTCATTGTTGAATTCAAACGCGGTGGCATTGGACAATGGACCTGGGCAGGCGGCATTGCTATTAACGCCGCCGAAGAACACGAACGATATGTTCTCACCGAAGGCACAATAAGCGATGCGGGTGGCGAGTGGCATTGCACAACACCTTCCGGCGCGACACCGCTCTCTATACCCGATTCACCGCAACAGACGCTTCAGGAACTGTGGTTCTCTGAGATCCGAGATGCCGCCGATCAGCCGCCCTGTTTAGACGACGCAGCGGTAGCATTAGAGGCAGTCCGTATCAGTCTTGCATCTGGAGAATAA
- the rhaI gene encoding L-rhamnose isomerase translates to MSNPAYDILAETLEKQGIQVETIKAHLKEQHIETPSWGYGNSGTRFGVFEQPGAARNAAERLEDAATVHRFTGIAPTVALHIPWDKTDDWGALKQYAADVGIGIGAINPNVFQDQAYKLGSVCNPDRDTRRLAIDHMLECVDIMEKTGSDLLSLWFADGTNFPGQANFRKRKKWMEAALVEVYDALPDATRMLIEYKFFEPAFYHTDLPDWGTAYLMATKLGEKAQVLIDLGHHPQGTNIEFIVAYLIDEGKLGGFHFNCRKYADDDLTVGSINPQEVFLIYTELVAAELDPDTETDIAYMIDQSHNLKPKVEASIQSVCNLQKAYAKALLVDREALAAAQDAADLVEAESILQRAYETDVNPLLEQVRLEMGRDPYPLTAYRKSGYYEKISAARVGGESQGWA, encoded by the coding sequence ATGAGCAATCCCGCTTATGATATTTTAGCTGAAACGTTAGAAAAACAGGGGATACAGGTAGAGACTATCAAAGCCCATCTCAAAGAACAACACATCGAAACGCCGTCATGGGGTTACGGTAATTCCGGCACTCGGTTCGGTGTCTTTGAACAACCCGGCGCAGCGCGAAATGCCGCTGAACGTCTGGAAGACGCAGCCACCGTTCATCGTTTCACCGGTATCGCTCCCACCGTCGCACTCCACATTCCGTGGGACAAAACGGACGATTGGGGCGCATTGAAACAGTATGCCGCGGATGTCGGTATCGGCATCGGCGCAATTAATCCGAACGTCTTCCAAGATCAGGCGTATAAACTCGGAAGCGTCTGTAACCCGGATAGGGATACCCGGCGACTCGCGATTGATCACATGCTGGAGTGTGTTGACATCATGGAAAAAACCGGCTCCGATCTGCTCAGTTTGTGGTTCGCAGATGGGACTAACTTTCCGGGACAGGCAAACTTCAGGAAACGCAAAAAGTGGATGGAGGCGGCGTTAGTCGAGGTCTACGATGCACTCCCAGATGCCACCCGTATGCTCATTGAGTACAAGTTCTTTGAACCCGCATTCTACCACACCGATCTCCCGGACTGGGGAACCGCCTACCTCATGGCAACGAAACTCGGTGAGAAAGCGCAAGTCCTCATCGACTTGGGACATCATCCACAAGGCACGAATATTGAGTTCATCGTCGCCTATCTGATTGACGAAGGCAAACTCGGCGGGTTCCATTTCAACTGCCGGAAATACGCAGACGACGATTTAACGGTCGGCTCTATCAATCCACAGGAAGTCTTTCTGATTTACACCGAACTGGTCGCCGCAGAACTCGATCCCGATACGGAAACCGACATCGCTTACATGATTGACCAGAGCCATAACCTGAAACCGAAGGTGGAAGCGAGTATCCAGTCCGTGTGTAATCTGCAAAAGGCGTATGCGAAGGCACTGCTCGTTGACCGGGAGGCACTCGCCGCCGCGCAGGATGCTGCCGACTTGGTTGAAGCAGAATCCATCCTCCAACGCGCTTATGAGACGGATGTAAATCCGTTATTGGAACAGGTCCGCTTGGAGATGGGACGCGATCCATATCCATTGACGGCTTACCGGAAAAGCGGTTACTATGAGAAAATTAGTGCGGCTCGCGTCGGTGGTGAAAGCCAAGGCTGGGCGTAG
- a CDS encoding HIT domain-containing protein, with amino-acid sequence MRHNLFVPNKMPYAKGKNRPDVPCILCAIVEKNDKVQRLEVHRTERFTISLNLYPYSPGHLLIFPNRHVLDVRELNQEEVQDLHELQCLCFEVLTCAYQPRGYNVGYNMGDASGASIPHFHLHVVPRYPRELGFMDVIGGARIIIEDPNATQEKLVKIFQELAI; translated from the coding sequence ATGCGACATAACCTCTTCGTCCCGAACAAAATGCCTTATGCCAAAGGAAAAAACCGTCCAGATGTCCCATGTATTTTGTGTGCAATTGTCGAGAAAAATGATAAAGTCCAAAGACTTGAAGTCCATCGAACTGAACGTTTTACCATCTCGCTGAATCTCTATCCTTACAGTCCGGGGCACCTCTTAATTTTTCCGAATCGGCATGTGCTTGACGTTCGGGAGTTGAATCAGGAAGAGGTTCAAGATCTTCACGAACTCCAATGTCTCTGTTTTGAGGTATTAACGTGCGCCTATCAGCCACGCGGCTACAACGTCGGCTATAACATGGGTGATGCCTCCGGCGCGAGCATCCCGCATTTTCATCTGCACGTTGTCCCTCGATACCCGCGTGAATTGGGATTCATGGACGTTATCGGCGGTGCACGTATCATCATTGAAGATCCAAACGCTACGCAGGAAAAACTTGTAAAGATATTTCAGGAATTGGCAATATAG
- a CDS encoding WD40 repeat domain-containing protein: protein MENGKLLSSTPVRTNEDDTTTWALPQGAIARLGQGLVETLTFSADGHCLAIGTRVGLYLYNVTTMSPVALSGTKRGAWRATFSPNGKWIATSDWDDNIKIWDTHRGTCLTEITTETAPSTLAFSPNSRWFATSHSEIASINVWCPETGEMLTKFTGDAEKSGRFMPIAFSPGTHLIASTGREKADSNGESVLLWNVERGDQIARFTGHTSSIYSLCFSPCGRFLASGGRKDGTVCVWDTADCQQIAEYIGYGSACMVASYSPEGILRATAISYDEICKNNAIITVWNLEDKEKLYTTKENIGDHAIVDFSSGSRLVHASGEGGIKVWHIGKPHAYTSNYQPISFPNTIAFSSDGKTVVAEYREGRRLYSHGDVLFWDLASRRLNRAVESEPIGTRQFFFPDSSGKRHIVSLDNDTVRLWETQKNKDVLIAEFTAHDRKWIRAAFAPQVNRLACLDEKGIVVVWNLESMKKVCQFTHLHERFPDAEMATLEFSPDGKLLISETDHCPSVRLWDVEHGEEIREFPSDEIGGIMGLWDNRGFSPCGSYLVCSEARTEKLRYGETICVWDVTRRQILATIPFRHAFVFAYSSCGSYLACGGEDPEGILLWDLKRREIYRWLPLPTGCQETHSLTFTSCGRYLAFGAAWEQGFEKVPIHVWEVETGTHIVTFWGHPTDVQGLAFSPNNEFLASASFDGSILLWDLNPYL from the coding sequence ATGGAGAATGGAAAATTGCTATCGTCCACGCCAGTCAGAACGAACGAAGATGATACGACGACTTGGGCACTCCCGCAAGGCGCAATCGCACGATTGGGACAGGGTCTTGTGGAGACGCTAACATTTTCCGCAGATGGACACTGCCTCGCCATCGGAACGAGGGTAGGACTCTATTTATATAACGTGACAACAATGTCGCCTGTCGCATTATCAGGAACGAAACGCGGGGCATGGAGAGCCACTTTTTCGCCGAATGGAAAGTGGATAGCCACCAGCGATTGGGACGACAACATAAAGATATGGGATACACATCGCGGGACATGTCTCACGGAGATAACAACAGAGACTGCCCCCTCGACATTGGCGTTTTCACCTAACAGTCGGTGGTTTGCTACGAGCCACAGTGAAATCGCTTCTATCAATGTCTGGTGTCCGGAGACAGGCGAGATGCTCACGAAATTCACCGGCGATGCTGAAAAAAGTGGGCGTTTCATGCCGATAGCCTTCTCACCTGGCACGCACCTGATTGCGTCTACTGGGCGTGAGAAAGCAGATAGCAACGGCGAGTCGGTGTTGCTGTGGAATGTGGAACGCGGGGACCAAATTGCCCGTTTCACAGGACACACGAGTTCTATCTATAGCCTCTGCTTTTCGCCGTGTGGTCGTTTTCTTGCCTCCGGTGGAAGAAAAGATGGCACTGTCTGTGTTTGGGACACGGCTGATTGTCAACAGATAGCGGAGTATATAGGTTATGGCTCTGCTTGCATGGTTGCCTCCTATTCACCAGAAGGCATCCTCCGCGCCACAGCGATCTCTTATGACGAAATCTGCAAAAACAACGCTATCATTACGGTGTGGAACTTGGAAGATAAAGAGAAACTTTATACGACTAAAGAAAACATAGGAGATCATGCAATCGTGGATTTCTCAAGTGGTTCGCGGTTGGTGCACGCATCTGGAGAGGGCGGCATCAAAGTCTGGCATATCGGCAAACCGCACGCGTATACATCGAACTACCAGCCAATCTCATTTCCGAATACGATCGCGTTTTCATCCGATGGAAAAACAGTGGTTGCTGAGTACCGGGAAGGTCGTCGGTTGTATTCGCACGGTGATGTTCTCTTCTGGGATTTAGCAAGTAGACGTTTAAACCGAGCAGTCGAATCAGAACCGATCGGAACACGACAGTTTTTCTTTCCTGATTCCAGCGGAAAACGACACATCGTCAGTCTTGATAACGACACCGTCAGGCTATGGGAGACTCAAAAAAATAAAGATGTCCTCATCGCTGAGTTCACAGCGCATGACAGAAAATGGATCCGCGCAGCGTTTGCGCCACAAGTCAATCGACTGGCATGTTTGGACGAAAAAGGTATAGTGGTTGTCTGGAACTTGGAAAGCATGAAAAAAGTCTGCCAATTCACACACCTCCACGAGCGGTTCCCAGATGCTGAGATGGCGACGTTGGAATTCAGCCCAGACGGGAAGTTACTGATCAGTGAAACCGATCACTGTCCGTCTGTTCGGCTCTGGGATGTGGAGCACGGCGAAGAGATTCGCGAGTTTCCAAGTGATGAAATCGGTGGGATTATGGGACTCTGGGATAATCGGGGGTTTTCTCCGTGCGGTTCGTATCTCGTTTGCAGCGAAGCAAGAACCGAAAAACTGCGGTATGGAGAGACTATCTGTGTGTGGGATGTCACACGAAGGCAAATTCTCGCGACGATACCGTTTCGGCATGCGTTCGTATTTGCCTATTCTTCGTGTGGTTCGTATTTGGCATGCGGTGGAGAAGATCCAGAAGGGATTCTGTTGTGGGACCTCAAACGTCGTGAAATCTACAGATGGTTACCGCTACCCACAGGATGTCAGGAGACACATTCGTTGACGTTTACATCTTGTGGACGATACCTGGCATTCGGTGCCGCGTGGGAACAGGGTTTTGAGAAGGTCCCTATCCATGTGTGGGAGGTTGAGACAGGCACGCACATTGTCACATTTTGGGGACATCCAACAGACGTGCAGGGACTCGCTTTTTCACCCAATAACGAGTTTTTAGCAAGTGCGAGTTTTGACGGATCCATTCTCCTCTGGGATCTGAACCCCTACTTGTAG
- a CDS encoding serine/threonine protein kinase: MPTRHPLLEISEIDTHIEAYLNQVGEITYRFPEHDSRCQSFRAVVDNQRWFVKHGNIPQTIRWLKQAVRFHAAVQHEALPRLHNAFATPDGFALVYNWVDGEGLRPERELRPDEIHPRDRFCALPATEIIDALNVIYDVHVLIEKQGFVAEDFYDGCIIYDFEEKRVHLYDFDHYHPAPFINDRGRLYGSTRFMAPEEFQEGARIDERTNVFMLGRTAFVLLANNSDSRDDWKGNDALWHVAKKATNADKQLRYPSVQAFVSAWHAAINDF; encoded by the coding sequence ATGCCCACCCGGCATCCACTTCTGGAAATTTCGGAAATTGACACACATATCGAGGCATACCTAAATCAGGTCGGCGAAATCACGTATCGGTTTCCAGAACACGATTCGAGATGTCAATCCTTCCGAGCGGTCGTTGACAACCAGCGTTGGTTCGTCAAACACGGCAACATACCACAAACCATCAGATGGCTTAAGCAAGCTGTTCGTTTCCACGCCGCTGTCCAGCACGAGGCACTTCCTCGATTGCACAACGCTTTTGCTACGCCCGATGGTTTCGCACTGGTCTACAATTGGGTAGATGGGGAGGGTTTACGTCCGGAAAGGGAACTGCGTCCGGATGAAATTCACCCGCGTGATAGGTTTTGTGCATTGCCAGCAACTGAGATAATTGATGCACTCAACGTCATCTATGATGTCCATGTCCTTATTGAAAAACAAGGGTTTGTTGCTGAGGACTTTTACGACGGCTGCATTATCTATGACTTTGAGGAAAAGCGAGTTCATCTCTACGATTTTGACCACTATCATCCAGCACCTTTTATAAATGACCGCGGACGATTGTACGGCTCAACTCGATTCATGGCACCGGAGGAATTTCAGGAAGGCGCGAGAATCGACGAAAGGACAAACGTCTTTATGTTAGGACGGACGGCGTTCGTGTTGCTCGCCAACAACAGCGATTCACGAGACGACTGGAAAGGGAACGATGCTCTCTGGCATGTTGCGAAGAAAGCAACAAACGCGGACAAACAATTGCGATACCCATCTGTCCAAGCGTTCGTTTCCGCATGGCACGCCGCGATTAATGATTTTTAA
- a CDS encoding phytanoyl-CoA dioxygenase family protein — MRKITDNEIQFFNDNGYLILKGVIQSDELSVIQRESQRLIDEILAGGPADPWCNRGPEGIPYYLTYLHSHPNEFSLRLLGHPSIGDLLHRIVGPDFIPCYESLVFKLPKHGSSVRWHRDGNAIRENHPIFNIDIYIDDSTVDNGCVWVIPKSHLWGIEEAQEVIDRGEANFEREDAVPAEVEPGDILLHHTKVLHGSKINTSGTLRRVIYFDQRTPRWNERYKWWQSEFLTQRCKLYQRALHERRTNPYPSDTEQFDYNIPSDMPTWDPAEDFDLRIQHRAYTYQE, encoded by the coding sequence ATGCGAAAAATTACGGATAACGAAATTCAATTCTTCAATGATAACGGATACCTCATCTTGAAAGGTGTAATCCAATCCGATGAACTTTCCGTTATACAACGTGAAAGTCAACGATTGATTGATGAGATTTTGGCGGGTGGACCGGCAGACCCATGGTGCAACCGGGGTCCAGAAGGGATTCCTTACTACCTGACCTATCTACACTCCCATCCGAACGAGTTCTCCCTGAGACTTTTGGGACACCCGTCCATTGGGGATCTGCTACATCGGATCGTCGGACCCGATTTCATCCCATGCTATGAATCTTTAGTCTTCAAACTGCCGAAACACGGTTCCTCCGTTAGATGGCATCGGGACGGCAATGCAATCCGTGAAAATCATCCGATCTTTAACATCGATATATACATTGATGACTCCACTGTTGATAACGGGTGTGTCTGGGTCATCCCAAAAAGCCATCTCTGGGGGATCGAAGAGGCACAGGAGGTTATTGACAGGGGTGAAGCCAATTTTGAACGTGAAGACGCAGTGCCAGCAGAAGTTGAACCGGGTGATATTCTACTCCACCATACCAAGGTCTTACACGGCAGTAAAATTAACACGAGTGGGACGCTGCGTCGGGTGATTTACTTCGATCAACGGACCCCGCGATGGAACGAACGCTATAAATGGTGGCAATCGGAGTTCTTGACACAACGCTGCAAACTCTATCAGCGTGCCCTCCACGAACGCCGAACGAACCCTTATCCGTCGGATACCGAGCAGTTTGATTACAACATCCCATCAGATATGCCGACATGGGACCCAGCGGAAGATTTCGATCTGCGGATTCAGCACCGTGCCTATACGTATCAAGAGTAG
- a CDS encoding NAD(P)-dependent oxidoreductase, translating into MNVLLIGGSGHVGTMTLPYMKSHHNFRVLDLNPPKDTSIDYIQGSVADPAIVQEALKGMDTFVYMVMLQPTSDRSSVADFSDILANYEVNAKGLHIVLHAAKEAGIRHAVYTSTFTVHERTRNNFPYEDVVPRDNPGVYGLTKAFGEQVCEYFSREHGMSLIALRITGPSTREQWLERYAQPKDSSVHIWWTDEEDLATAYLAAISVEHEGFDAFFISGDHEQKEINLSKAKRLLGWEPLTHTRV; encoded by the coding sequence ATGAATGTTTTACTTATAGGAGGTTCAGGACACGTCGGAACGATGACGCTCCCTTACATGAAGAGCCATCACAATTTCCGAGTCCTTGATCTCAATCCGCCCAAAGACACATCTATTGATTACATCCAAGGGTCCGTTGCCGATCCCGCTATCGTTCAGGAAGCGTTGAAAGGGATGGACACGTTCGTCTACATGGTGATGCTGCAACCGACGAGCGACCGGTCCTCTGTCGCCGATTTCAGCGACATTCTCGCAAACTACGAGGTGAACGCGAAGGGACTGCATATCGTCTTACATGCCGCGAAGGAAGCGGGCATTCGCCATGCCGTCTACACAAGCACTTTCACCGTGCATGAGCGGACGCGAAACAATTTTCCGTATGAAGATGTCGTCCCTCGTGATAATCCTGGGGTCTATGGATTGACCAAAGCCTTCGGTGAGCAGGTCTGCGAATACTTCTCACGAGAACACGGCATGTCACTTATTGCTTTGCGAATCACGGGGCCCTCTACACGCGAACAGTGGCTTGAACGTTACGCGCAACCCAAAGATTCATCAGTCCATATCTGGTGGACGGATGAAGAAGATTTAGCGACCGCGTATCTCGCGGCTATCTCGGTTGAACATGAGGGTTTTGACGCTTTCTTTATTTCGGGGGATCATGAACAGAAGGAGATTAATCTCTCGAAAGCGAAACGTCTGCTCGGTTGGGAACCGCTAACGCACACGCGTGTGTAA
- a CDS encoding succinate dehydrogenase, with the protein MTHPELTLTESRPFHTQRRDTWWLQPLAVFVGLGLFIVYATFRVFEGNHFFYGPYLSPFYSPLLFGTQEVAHSVDHSWFGMMPNWIPGFITPAVLILWAPLGFRFTCYYYRGAYYKAFWADPPSCTVSEPRKGYRGENSFPLIIQNIHRYFLYVALVVLGILAYDVWKALWFDDGNGGTTLGIGVGTIVLAGNVVLLGGYTLGCHSLRHLVGGVVDLLSKAPIRRRAYNCVSCLNQRHMLWAWMSLCWVGFSDVYVRFIAPTLGKDWITF; encoded by the coding sequence ATGACGCACCCTGAACTCACCCTAACAGAAAGTCGCCCCTTCCATACCCAGCGCCGAGATACATGGTGGTTGCAACCCTTAGCGGTATTTGTCGGGTTGGGACTCTTCATCGTTTATGCCACCTTTCGAGTTTTTGAAGGGAACCACTTTTTTTATGGTCCCTACCTGTCACCTTTCTATTCACCACTTCTTTTCGGTACACAAGAGGTGGCACATAGCGTTGATCACAGCTGGTTCGGTATGATGCCAAATTGGATACCGGGTTTCATTACCCCGGCTGTCCTCATTTTGTGGGCACCGCTCGGATTTCGCTTTACATGCTACTACTACCGGGGTGCGTATTACAAGGCTTTTTGGGCAGACCCACCTTCTTGTACAGTATCAGAACCGCGTAAAGGATATCGCGGTGAAAACTCGTTCCCGCTGATTATACAGAACATCCACAGATATTTTCTTTACGTCGCGCTTGTTGTTCTGGGCATCCTCGCCTATGACGTGTGGAAAGCCCTTTGGTTTGATGATGGTAACGGCGGAACAACCCTCGGTATCGGTGTAGGCACTATCGTTTTGGCAGGCAACGTCGTCCTTTTAGGGGGTTATACCTTGGGATGCCACTCTTTGCGCCACCTTGTAGGTGGAGTCGTTGATCTGCTCTCTAAAGCTCCAATCCGTCGCAGAGCCTATAACTGTGTCAGTTGCTTGAACCAGCGACACATGCTTTGGGCATGGATGAGTCTCTGTTGGGTCGGTTTTTCGGATGTATACGTCCGCTTTATAGCACCGACACTCGGTAAGGACTGGATTACATTTTAA
- a CDS encoding fumarate reductase/succinate dehydrogenase flavoprotein subunit has translation MASYETHEYDVLIIGAGGAGLRAAIEAAAGDLRVGLVCKSLLGKAHTVMAEGGVAAALANVDERDSWRVHFADTMRGGQYLSNARMAELHAQESPDRVRELEAWGALFDRTQDGGILQRNFGGHQYPRLAHVGDRTGLEMIRALQDHGIHQGIEVHMENTVVSLLKTGERVSGAFGYEREKGRFKVFSANAVVLATGGVGKAYKITSNSWEYTGDGHSLAYHAGAELIDMEFVQFHPTGMVWPPSVRGILVTEGVRGEGGILTNSEGKRFMFDDIPELYVNQTADSPEEGWRYTQGDRDARRPPELLTRDHVARCIVREVQEGRGSPHGGVFLDIAWIKEKISNAPEHIRRKLPSMYHQFKELADIDITQEPMEVGPTTHYIMGGIRVDADSQMTAVPGLFAAGECAAGLHGANRLGGNSLSDLLVFGKRAGEYAAQFAEENEAVSLDESEIDAIAAHTLKPFENPVGGGSGEKMGPYDIQAQLQDKMQELVGIARSQESLTQALEEIQNLREQAENVHAIGNREYNSGWHTALDLDCLITVSESIALAALERRASIGAHSRDDYPEKEEPSAGKYNTIVKKASDGTMEIRRQPVDELRADLQEIIDEIG, from the coding sequence GTGGCATCTTACGAAACTCATGAATATGATGTACTGATAATCGGAGCCGGTGGTGCTGGACTTCGTGCAGCGATTGAAGCCGCCGCAGGTGACCTAAGAGTAGGACTTGTGTGCAAATCTTTGCTCGGTAAAGCGCATACTGTTATGGCAGAAGGTGGTGTCGCTGCCGCTTTGGCAAACGTCGATGAAAGAGATAGTTGGCGTGTGCATTTTGCTGATACCATGCGCGGTGGGCAATATCTCTCTAACGCACGAATGGCAGAACTCCATGCACAAGAATCACCCGACCGAGTGCGCGAACTTGAAGCGTGGGGTGCTCTGTTTGATCGCACACAGGATGGCGGCATCCTTCAGCGGAACTTCGGTGGACACCAATACCCGCGCCTCGCACACGTCGGTGATCGCACTGGATTGGAAATGATCCGAGCATTACAGGATCACGGTATTCATCAAGGCATTGAAGTGCACATGGAGAATACCGTCGTTTCGCTCTTGAAAACCGGCGAAAGGGTCTCAGGGGCATTCGGATACGAACGTGAAAAAGGACGGTTCAAGGTCTTTTCTGCAAACGCGGTCGTTTTGGCGACAGGTGGGGTCGGAAAAGCATACAAAATCACAAGCAATAGTTGGGAATATACCGGCGATGGACACTCTCTCGCATACCATGCCGGGGCAGAACTCATAGATATGGAGTTCGTCCAATTCCATCCGACGGGTATGGTGTGGCCCCCCAGTGTCCGAGGTATCTTGGTCACAGAGGGGGTGCGTGGCGAAGGCGGCATCCTCACAAACAGTGAAGGCAAACGCTTCATGTTCGATGACATCCCAGAACTTTATGTGAACCAGACAGCAGATAGTCCTGAGGAAGGTTGGCGATATACGCAAGGCGACCGAGACGCACGCCGTCCGCCTGAGCTTCTCACACGCGATCATGTCGCACGGTGTATCGTTCGAGAAGTCCAAGAGGGTCGCGGGAGTCCGCACGGTGGGGTATTCTTGGATATAGCATGGATTAAGGAAAAAATTTCGAACGCTCCAGAACATATCCGTAGAAAACTGCCGAGTATGTACCATCAATTCAAGGAACTCGCCGACATTGACATCACACAGGAACCGATGGAAGTTGGTCCGACAACGCACTATATCATGGGCGGTATTCGGGTCGATGCGGATTCACAGATGACGGCGGTGCCAGGACTCTTCGCGGCGGGTGAATGCGCTGCCGGATTACACGGTGCGAACAGGCTCGGCGGTAATTCGCTCTCCGATTTGCTTGTCTTCGGCAAACGCGCCGGAGAATACGCCGCACAGTTTGCAGAAGAGAACGAAGCAGTCTCACTTGATGAATCAGAAATTGATGCAATCGCTGCACACACACTAAAACCCTTTGAAAATCCGGTAGGCGGTGGCAGTGGTGAAAAGATGGGACCCTACGACATTCAGGCACAACTCCAAGACAAAATGCAGGAACTCGTGGGTATTGCCCGAAGTCAAGAAAGCCTCACGCAAGCCTTGGAAGAGATTCAAAACCTGCGCGAGCAGGCAGAGAACGTTCATGCGATCGGCAATCGAGAATACAACTCCGGATGGCATACCGCGCTTGATCTTGACTGTTTGATCACGGTCTCCGAATCGATTGCACTCGCAGCACTTGAACGCAGGGCAAGCATCGGTGCGCATTCACGGGACGATTACCCAGAGAAAGAGGAACCCAGCGCAGGGAAATATAACACCATCGTCAAGAAGGCATCCGACGGCACAATGGAGATTCGCCGTCAACCCGTTGATGAACTCCGAGCCGATCTGCAGGAAATCATAGACGAAATCGGATAG